A single genomic interval of Dromiciops gliroides isolate mDroGli1 chromosome 1, mDroGli1.pri, whole genome shotgun sequence harbors:
- the LOC122735577 gene encoding mucin-12-like isoform X10, producing MEKLLQLVEGMHIEEMSSHQTLQPEPPRAQKRPLSPQAGLSSPKRKVVPRLEEKEPETVQGIDESKKEEKKKDIAGAGIERGASQAHSIRWPVESKNKYVHISLGDQDESPEFSQTGLALTETKLAATEMLSNTGDGATSSLSTRCSETKSVSAEIMHELSDDFSESEDSDTESLSSQCSDKRLTFIDIKSMATEILGESVETDKRAVSTKSELAGKGMLSESVAPDTGSSDSKCSDSKLAPPEGKATAKSVMPDHGSPDTNLLSSEPSETSTISLEDKAVPTKMLSEKVTPTTSGLSSQRSETRHDSPERKAVVSEVSESVSAAPSVSSDDGSETRCVSPERKPLVTEMSQTVSSDPSVSSESCESKCTSLESQSVATGKLSEAVAPDPSASSAEGLKTKRPSHKSKPVVTGELTESISPTSSILGSEESETRSVSPESKPLVSGRLSETVSPASSILASEDSETRGASPESKAIVGKMLSETLPRAPNVLTPECSEARCTSSESKPVVGELLSEKVSLPPVVLSSKCLETECAPAESKPVVSRTCSGTVSPVPKVLSTECSEARCLSSETKPVVTGMVSETRSLAPDVSCGECSDSVDIKPVVARIIPERLSPPISISSTEYSDAGYTSPERKPVVTGVAPGRLSPPISISSTEYSEASCASPEESKPIVSGLFPEVLSPAISISSEFSEGAYFCTDRKPIVAGTFSERLSLDTCASVSECSETSGTSPERKPIVAERVAARMSPAPIVLSSECSETSYASPERKPLVAGRYVERLSPSTSALYTEFSESSRFFSETRPAAAGEYSGRLSPDTGSFSSESSEASGASPERKPVIGRVYPGRLSPPISISSTEYSDPGGASPERKPIVSGLFSRRLSSPISISSTEYSDMGGASPERKPVISELLSERVRPVQTVLSSVCSDDRCISPETKPVVSGIFSGTLFSATSILASEGSESRCTSPENKPTVSGLFSETGSLPPDVLSTSCLDARCVSPGSKPVEGTMFSETLFSGTSILASEGSESRSISPENKPTVSGMFSETLFSGPSILASEGSGTRCTSPENKPVVTGMFSETLSPPPNIFSSESLDTRCISPENKPVVTGMFSETLSPPINIFSSESSDTRCVSPESKPVVTGLLSGRLSPPISISSTEYSDTECASPERKPVVGEMLSERLSPPISISSTEYSDTECASPERKPIVTGLFSERLPPTSSILPSLCSEIKFASIQNKPSVSGLFPEGLSPSTSFFTSQYSDTRCTSPDSKPVMARLFPQATSLLPSRYFETSDDSSESKAAETGRLSPCTSLFSSQSSETRFSSTERLPPISSLLPELVDPTTFILAAQCPGLRFASSENNPEGSAPSPEGLSPATGFVYPPSSETRAASSENNPEVSEVFSERLSPTTGIVSSLCFEKILASTGSKPVVSRMFSESMFPATGFLYPPESDPAVSGIFSERLSPATGIMSSLCFLTIFASTESKSIVSTVFSESVSPTTGIVSSLCFVIILASTESDLAIIGVFSEGLSPSTGITFRPCSETGAALTDSNSAGTGVFSGSLSPTGGITFPPCSETEAALTDSNSAGTGVFSGSLSPTAECLSPSTGITFPPCSETGAALTDSNPVGTGVVSEKPSPTAGITFPPCSEKGAALTDSNSAGTGVFSGSLSPTAECVSPSTGITFPPCSETGAALTDSGPVGTGVVSEKPSPTAGISFPPCLETGADSTGSDTTGIGMLSKSLSPTAESVSPSTDISFPPCLETGADLTGSDTTGIGMLSKSLSPTADISFPPCLETGADLTGSDTTGIRMLSKSLSPTADISFPPCLETGADLTGSDTTGIGMLSKSLSPTAGISFPPCLETGADLTGSDTTGIGMLSKSLSPTADISFPPCLETGADSTGSDTTGIGMLSKSLSPTADISFPPCLETGADSTGSDTTGIGMLSKSLSPTADISFPPCLETGADLTGSDTTGIGMLSKSLSPTADISFPPCLETGADSTGSDTTGIGMLSKSLSPTADISFPPCLETGADLAGSDTTGIGMLSERLSPIAGADLAGSDTTGIGMLSDRLSPTADISFPPCLETGADLTGSDTTGIGMLSERLSPTADEAAMRTALPDDN from the exons AAACTCCTCCAGCTGGTAGAAGGCATGCATATAGAGGAGATGTCTTCCCACCAGACGCTCCAGCCGGAGCCCCCCAGAGCTCAGAAGCGTCCCCTCTCACCACAGGctggcctgagctctcccaaaagGAAAGTTGTCCCTAGGTTGGAGGAGAAGGAGCCTGAGACTGTGCAAGGTATAGATGAGagtaagaaagaggagaaaaagaaagatattgcaggCGCTGGAATAGAGCGGGGAGCCTCACAAGCTCACTCTATCAGATGGCCGgtagaaagcaaaaataaatatgtgCACATCAGTTTGGGTGACCAAGATGAGAGCCCTGAGTTTTCTCAAACAGGATTAGCTTTAACAGAGACCAAGCTTGCGGCAACTGAAATGTTATCAAATACTGGGGATGGTGCTACAAGTAGCTTGTCTACTCGGTGTTCGGAAACAAAATCTGTTTCCGCAGAGATCATGCATGAATTAAGTGATGACTTTTCAGAGAGTGAGGATTCTGACACAGAGAGCTTGTCGTCTCAGTGTTCTGACAAAAGGCTTACTTTCATAGACATCAAGTCTATGGCAACTGAAATATTAGGAGAAAGTGTGGAGACTGATAAGAGGGCTGTTTCTACAAAAAGTGAGCTTGCCGGAAAGGGAATGTTGTCAGAGAGCGTGGCTCCTGACACAGGTAGCTCGGATTCTAAGTGTTCTGATTCGAAATTGGCTCCCCCCGAGGGAAAGGCTACGGCAAAGAGTGTAATGCCAGACCATGGGTCTCCTGATACAAATCTCTTGTCCTCTGAGCCTTCGGAAACTAGTACTATTTCCCTAGAGGACAAGGCTGTGCCAACCAAAATGTTATCAGAAAAGGTAACCCCCACCACAAGTGGTTTGTCTTCCCAGCGTTCAGAAACTAGGCATGATTCCCCCGAGAGAAAGGCTGTAGTATCTGAAGTGTCAGAGAGTGTGTCTGCAGCCCCCAGTGTGTCGTCTGATGACGGCTCGGAAACTAGATGTGTTTCCCCTGAGAGGAAGCCTCTAGTAACCGAAATGTCACAGACAGTGTCTTCTGACCCTAGTGTTTCGTCTGAGTCTTGTGAAAGTAAATGTACTTCCTTAGAAAGTCAATCTGTGGCAACAGGAAAGTTATCAGAGGCAGTGGCTCCTGACCCAAGTGCCTCATCTGCTGAGGGTCTGAAGACTAAACGTCCTTCCCATAAGAGCAAGCCTGTAGTAACTGGCGAGCTCACAGAGTCAATATCTCCAACCTCAAGTATCTTGGGCTCAGAGGAATCGGAGACTAGAAGTGTCTCCCCTGAGAGCAAACCCTTAGTAAGTGGAAGGCTCTCAGAGACAGTGTCTCCAGCCTCAAGCATCTTGGCCTCTGAGGATTCAGAGACAAGAGGTGCCTCCCCTGAGAGCAAGGCTATAGTAGGCAAAATGCTCTCAGAGACCTTGCCTAGAGCCCCAAATGTTTTGACTCCTGAATGTTCTGAGGCTAGATGCACTTCCTCTGAGAGCAAGCCAGTAGTAGGTGAATTGCTCTCAGAGAAAGTGTCTCTACCCCCAGTTGTCCTGTCTTCAAAATGTTTGGAGACTGAGTGTGCACCGGCAGAAAGCAAACCTGTTGTTAGTAGAACGTGCTCGGGGACAGTGTCacctgtcccaaaagtcttgtcTACTGAATGTTCTGAGGCTagatgcctttcctctgagaccaAGCCAGTAGTAACTGGAATGGTCTCAGAGACTAGGTCTCTAGCCCCAGATGTCTCGTGTGGTGAATGTTCGGATTCCGTAGACATCAAACCAGTAGTAGCTAGAATTATACCGGAAAGACTTTCACCACCCATAAGCATTTCATCCACAGAATATTCTGATGCTGGATATACTTCCCCAGAGAGGAAGCCAGTAGTAACTGGTGTGGCCCCTGGGAGACTATCTCCACCTATAAGCATTTCATCAACTGAATATTCGGAGGCAAGCTGTGCTTCCCCCGAGGAGAGCAAGCCCATAGTATCTGGCTTGTTCCCAGAAGTACTATCTCCAGCTATAAGTATCTCCTCCGAGTTTTCGGAGGGTGCCTATTTTTGCACAGATAGAAAGCCCATAGTAGCGGGCACGTTTTCAGAAAGACTGTCTCTGGACACTTGTGCCTCAGTCTCTGAATGTTCAGAGACTAGCGGTACTTCCCCAGAGAGGAAGCCCATAGTAGCAGAACGTGTAGCAGCAAGAATGTCACCAGCTCCAATTGTCTTGTCCTCTGAGTGTTCAGAGACAAGCTATGCTTCCCCAGAAAGGAAGCCATTAGTAGCTGGAAGGTACGTAGAAAGACTATCACCGTCCACAAGTGCCTTATACACGGAGTTTTCTGAGAGCAGCAGGTTTTTCTCAGAGACCAGACCTGCAGCAGCCGGAGAGTACTCAGGAAGGCTGTCTCCAGACACTGGTAGCTTTTCTTCAGAAAGTTCGGAGGCCAGCGGTGCTTCCCCGGAAAGGAAGCCTGTCATAGGGAGAGTGTACCCAGGGAGATTGTCACCGCCTATCAGCATCTCATCCACAGAATATTCCGATCCTGGAGGTGCTTCCCCTGAAAGGAAGCCTATAGTAAGTGGGCTGTTCTCAAGGAGACTGTCTTCTCCCATCAGCATTTCATCTACCGAATATTCTGATATGGGAGGTGCATCTCCTGAAAGGAAGCCTGTCATAAGTGAACTGTTGTCAGAAAGAGTTCGTCCAGTCCAAACTGTTTTGTCCAGTGTATGTTCTGATGATAGATGTATCTCCCCTGAAACTAAACCCGTTGTAAGTGGAATATTTTCAGGGACCCTGTTTTCAGCTACCAGCATCTTGGCCTCTGAGGGTTCAGAGTCTAGATGCACTTCCCCTGAGAACAAGCCCACAGTAAGTGGATTGTTCTCAGAGACAGGGTCTCTACCCCCGGATGTGTTGTCTACTTCGTGTTTAGATGCTAGATGTGTGTCTCCTGGAAGTAAACCCGTAGAAGGTACCATGTTTTCTGAAACCCTTTTTTCAGGGACAAGCATCTTGGCCTCCGAGGGTTCAGAATCTAGAAGTATTTCTCCAGAGAACAAGCCCACAGTTAGTGGGATGTTCTCAGAAACCCTCTTTTCAGGCCCAAGCATCTTGGCCTCTGAGGGTTCAGGGACCAGGTGCACGTCCCCAGAGAACAAACCAGTAGTAACTGGGATGTTCTCAGagaccctctccccacccccaaacatctTCTCCTCCGAAAGCTTGGACACTCGCTGCATTTCACCCGAGAACAAACCAGTTGTAACTGGGATGTTCTCAGAGACATTATCACCACCTATAAAcatcttttcttcagagagctcgGACACTAGGTGCGTTTCTCCAGAGAGCAAGCCAGTAGTAACTGGCTTGCTCTCAGGGAGACTCTCACCACCCATTAGCATTTCATCTACCGAATATTCTGACACTGAATGTGCTTCCCCTGAGAGGAAGCCGGTAGTAGGTGAAATGCTATCAGAGAGACTCTCACCACCCATTAGCATTTCATCCACCGAATATTCTGACACCGAATGTGCTTCCCCAGAAAGGAAGCCCATAGTGACTGGACTTTTTTCAGAAAGACTGCCTCCAACTTCAAGCATTCTCCCCTCCTTGTGTTCCGAAATAAAATTTGCTTCAATACAAAACAAGCCTTCAGTATCTGGACTATTTCCTGAAGGCTTGTCTCCATCTACAAGTTTCTTTACCTCTCAATATTCTGATACAAGATGTACCTCTCCTGACAGCAAACCTGTAATGGCCAGACTGTTTCCACAGGCCACGAGTCTCTTGCCTTCTCGGTATTTTGAGACCTCAGATGACTCTTCAGAAAGCAAGGCTGCAGAGACTGGAAGACTATCTCCATGCACAAGTCTCTTTTCTTCTCAGAGTTCTGAGACAAGATTTTCTTCTACTGAGAGGCTGCCTCCTATATCTAGCCTGTTACCAGAGCTTGTGGATCCTACCACATTTATCCTGGCTGCTCAGTGTCCTGGCTTAAGGTTTGCCTCATCAGAGAACAATCCTGAAGGATCTGCACCATCCCCAGAAGGGCTCTCCCCTGCGACAGGTTTTGTGTACCCTCCATCTTCTGAGACAAGAGCTGCTTCATCAGAGAACAATCCTGAAGTCTCTGAAGTGTTCTCAGAAAGATTGTCTCCGACAACAGGTATTGTGTCCTCTCTATGTTTTGAAAAAATACTTGCTTCCACAGGGAGCAAGCCTGTAGTATCCAGAATGTTCTCAGAGAGTATGTTTCCTGCCACAGGTTTCCTGTATCCTCCAGAAAGTGATCCTGCAGTATCTGGCATTTTCTCAGAAAGACTGTCTCCAGCAACAGGTATTATGTCCTCTCTATGTTTTCTGACAATATTTGCTTCCACAGAGAGCAAGTCTATAGTATCCACAGTGTTCTCAGAAAGCGTCTCTCCCACCACAGGTATTGTGTCTTCTCTATGTTTTGTCATAATCTTGGCTTCCACAGAGAGTGATCTTGCAATAATTGGAGTGTTCTCAGAGGGACTGTCTCCTTCCACAGGCATCACATTCCGTCCATGTTCAGAGACAGGAGCTGCTTTGACAGACAGCAATTCTGCAGGAACTGGAGTGTTTTCAGGGAGCCTGTCTCCTACAGGAG GTATCACATTCCCTCCATGTTCAGAGACAGAAGCTGCTTTGACAGACAGCAATTCTGCAGGAACTGGAGTGTTTTCAGGGAGCCTGTCTCCTACAGCAG AGTGTTTGTCTCCTTCCACAGGTATCACATTCCCTCCATGTTCAGAGACAGGAGCTGCTTTGACAGACAGCAATCCTGTAGGAACTGGAGTAGTGTCAGAAAAACCATCTCCTACAGCAG GTATCACATTCCCTCCATGTTCAGAGAAAGGAGCTGCTTTGACAGACAGCAATTCTGCAGGAACTGGAGTGTTTTCAGGGAGCCTGTCTCCTACAGCAG AGTGTGTGTCTCCTTCCACAGGTATCACATTCCCTCCATGTTCAGAGACAGGAGCTGCTTTGACAGACAGCGGTCCTGTAGGAACTGGAGTAGTGTCAGAAAAACCATCTCCTACAGCGG GTATCTCATTCCCTCCATGTTTGGAGACAGGTGCTGATTCAACAGGAAGTGATACCACAGGAATTGGAATGCTGTCAAAGAGTCTATCTCCTACAGCAG AGAGTGTGTCTCCTTCCACAGATATCTCATTCCCTCCATGTTTGGAGACAGGTGCTGATTTAACAGGAAGTGATACCACAGGAATTGGAATGCTGTCAAAGAGTCTATCTCCTACAGCAG ATATCTCATTCCCTCCATGTTTGGAGACAGGTGCTGATTTAACAGGAAGTGATACCACAGGAATTAGAATGCTGTCAAAGAGTCTATCTCCTACAGCAG ATATCTCATTCCCTCCATGTTTGGAGACAGGTGCTGATTTAACAGGAAGTGATACCACAGGAATTGGAATGCTGTCAAAGAGTCTATCTCCTACAGCGG GTATCTCATTCCCTCCATGTTTGGAGACAGGTGCTGATTTAACAGGAAGTGATACCACAGGAATTGGAATGCTGTCAAAGAGTCTATCTCCTACAGCAG ATATCTCATTCCCTCCATGTTTGGAGACAGGTGCTGATTCAACAGGAAGTGATACCACAGGAATTGGAATGCTGTCAAAGAGTCTATCTCCTACAGCAG ATATCTCATTCCCTCCATGTTTGGAGACAGGTGCTGATTCAACAGGAAGTGATACCACAGGAATTGGAATGCTGTCAAAGAGTCTATCTCCTACAGCAG ATATCTCATTCCCTCCATGTTTGGAGACAGGTGCTGATTTAACAGGAAGTGATACCACAGGAATTGGAATGCTGTCAAAGAGTCTATCTCCTACAGCAG ATATCTCATTCCCTCCATGTTTGGAGACAGGTGCTGATTCAACAGGAAGTGATACCACAGGAATTGGAATGCTGTCAAAGAGTCTATCTCCTACAGCAG ATATCTCATTCCCTCCATGTTTGGAGACAGGTGCTGATTTAGCAGGAAGTGATACCACAGGAATTGGAATGCTTTCAGAGAGACTGTCTCCTATAGCAG GTGCTGATTTAGCAGGAAGTGATACCACAGGAATTGGAATGCTGTCAGACAGACTATCTCCTACAGCAG ATATCTCATTCCCTCCATGTTTGGAGACAGGTGCTGATTTAACAGGAAGTGATACCACAGGAATTGGAATGCTTTCAGAGAGACTGTCTCCTACAGCAG ATGAAGCAGCAATGCGGACAGCGCTACCTGACGATAATTAA